A window of Flammeovirga kamogawensis genomic DNA:
GCTAGAAAATTAGCAGATTTAGAAAGTTTAAAGTGCGAAGTAGAGGAAGTTTACAATGTAACTGTTCATATTTTTCAGGCAGATGTTTCAAATAAAGAAGAATGCCTAAGTTTTATTAATTATGTGAATGGTTTAGATGAAGATATTGAGATACTTGTAAATAATGCAGGTGTTTTTGTTCCTGGTTCAATTCATAATGAAGATGAGGGAGCTTTTGAAATGATGATGCAGACAAATATGTATTCTACTTACTACATAACTAGAGGTCTGATAAACAAAATGATTGAAAAGAAAGAAGGATATATATTTAATATCGCTTCTGTAGCTTCTTTTGTTGCATATGCAAATGGCGGGTCTTATGCTATTTCTAAGCATGCTATGTTAGGCTTCTCGAGGTCTCTAAGAGAAGAAATGAAGCCTTATAACGTAAAAGTTACTTCTGTAATGCCAGGCGCTACTTATACAAATAGCTGGGCAGGGGTAGACCTTCCTGAAGAAAGATTCATTAAATCTCAAGATATTGCAGATTTAGTATTCTCTGCATATAACTTATCAAATAGTGCTGTGGTTGAAGATATAATTGTAAGACCACAATTAGGAGATATTTAATAAAAAGAATTATGAGTTTAGCAAACTAGCTAAACTCATAATTTTGTTATCTATTTAATCCCAAATGGAGTTTCACATTCAACAATAAAATGCATTCCTAAAGGAGCAATTCTTATTTCTTCTTCTGATTCATCAACCTCAATAAGCCTTTTCATATAAAGGTTTTCAATTATTATTTCTATATCAATTCCAGAACAATTAAGTACTTCTAAAGCCCATTGTTCTACCGCTTTGAGTTTTATCCAAACTCTGGACGTTTCATATTCAATAAAGGAGTGCTTTTTTAAGTGATGTAATAATTCAACTTCTTCAAGCGATGCATCACGTAGTATTTTAACTAATGTAAGATGTTGTTTGCAAGGGTTTTGATAGGTGACAGCATTGGCTAGTAAAATAGCCCACCTTTGCTGTTGCTTTTTTAGGCTTTCTAAAGCACTATCAGTAATAAAAGCATGAATTGTTTTTAAAGGTACTTTTCTAACGGAAATATTATTCTCTACCAAGAACTTTCTTGCCATTGTAATTATGGTATGAGAATTTATTTGTTGCCAATTATCAAATGATTTTGCGTTGGAATTACGCTCTGCAACATGTTCAAGAAATTTATAGTTGTCGGCTATACTCATATTTAACCTAATGCTTATTTGTCTTCTGACATCAATTCATGCCAATCTTCTTCTTTGCGACAAATATAATCACTGATTTTTAATATGGCCATTTCAGGCGTACATAATCCAAAAGGCGACACCCATCTATTCTGATTATATCTAAAAGTTAACGGGTGGAAAAAAAACTTTTGTTTGTCATCATCCCAAAAAGGCATAATCATCCATTCAGAACCATTTTTTTTACATGATAACCATTTAGAATTGGGGTATCTAGAAGCATTCCCCATTTCTTCAATAGTTTCAAACTCTATATTAGAATTATTAATTACGTCTTTTAATTCTTGTATTGTATGATTCAGACGAGTTTCTACAAGTTGAACCTGACCAAAATATGCATTTATAAAATTAGCTATTTCTATAGGGTCATTACTTTTTAATAGATCAGCCATTCCATTTTTCAATTTAAAAAGATGAGGCTTAACCAAATACTGATCTTCATCAGGTAAATAGATTACCGTCATTTGATGAAATTGTCCAATTGGATAGGATATATATATAGGTGCTTCTACAGCTTGCGTATAATCAAACATATTATGCCATAAGCTTCCAAAGAAATTTTCTTCTTCTTTTACATAGCCAACTACTACAGCTGTTTTATTAATTTCTTTAACACCTTGTTGTAACTTATGTAAGGTAATTGATCTTTTTGTACTCTTTAAGTCTATTGAATCCCAAAATTTCCATTTGCCTTGCCAATCAAAATATTCAACATTTGGTAATCTTAATTTATAATCAAAGCAAGAGGGTTGATCTAAAGTATAGCCTGGGTAGTAGTAATTCATGCCATTAGATTGAGCCCATTTCATTTCAATAAGCATTGATATAAAACCTAAGCCATCACTTTTAAACTGCTCATCATAAATAGCCATTAAACTTGAAATAGCATTTTCTCCTACATCAAAATAAGAGACTGCTGCCAGTTGATTATCATACCAAAAACTTATTTGCCAAGTACTATATGGAAGCGTGTCAAGATCTTGGTCAGATTCTACCCCAAAGTACTCAATAAGTACTTTATCATCTTCATTAAAGCGTTTTTTTCTGTATTCAGTAAATAACTTTTTATGAGCTTTTGTTATTTTGAGAGGGCAAATTTCAACGATGAACTTCTTTTCAGTCTGGTTAATTTTTTTTCGTTGAGATTTGGTAAACATATTCGGAGTAAGCGCACAACGAAGAGGGAGAACGCCTTGCATTTTCTCTTCAAAAAACATCATTTCATATGATGCCATATTTTGGGCATGTCTAAAATATCCCTTAGCTAAAAGCTCATCAATTTTTTGTGGTGCTAAATTTTCATCATTCGGAGAAATTACACCAAAAGCTAAATCATAATACATTGTAAGAATTAAACTGAAAAAACACAGAAAATGTTCCCAATTAAAAAAAGTAATAAAAAAGGTGATCGTTCAAATCACCTTTTTTATTACATCATTTTGTAATGTATTATTTTCCCCATTCAGATGGAGAAGTACGCCATGATTTTAGAGATTCTAAATCATTTGCTTGTATGTAGTCTTTTTCTAATGCTAATTCTAACATTGCATTGTAGTTAGATAAAGTAACAAGAGGAATACCAGCTTCTTTAAAATTATTCACAGATAAATCAAATCCGTAAGTAAATATTGCTAACATACCCATTACCTCAATACCAGCTTCTTTTAATGCCTCTGCAGCTTTAAGAGAACTACCGCCAGTAGAAATTAAATCTTCTACAACAACAACTTTAGCACCTGATTTTAGTTCACCTTCAATCATATTCGTCATACCATGACCTTTTGGCTTAGAACGAACATAGGCAAAAGGAATTCCTAAAGCATCTGCAATTAATGCTCCTTGAGGAATACCCGCTGTTGCTACACCAACAATTGCTTCTACGCCTTCAAATTGCTCTTGAATTTTTGCGCATAATGCATGTTTGATATACGTTCTTGCTTGAGGGTGTGATAGCGACAACCTGTTGTCACAGTAGATTGGAGACTTCCATCCCGATGCCCAAGTGAAAGGGTCGTTTGGACGAATTTTGATGGCATTGATTTCCAATAAAAGTGAAGCTACCTTCTTTGCAATTGTATTTTCCATTGTTATTGCTGATGTTGTAAGTATAGTTAAAACAGTAAAATCACTGTTCTATTTATTTTTGCAAAAATAAGACAGAAATTGATAAAATAAATTTCTGATATTTGATTTCTGAAAAAATATTTGTCAATACTTGATATGAGAGAAGGATTCTTACAAATTTTAAAGAAATTTTGGGGGTATGATCAGTTTAGACCGCTACAAGAAGAGATAATTGAAAATGCTTTTGTAGGTAAAGATACACTCGCTTTGTTGCCAACGGGAGGTGGAAAATCAATTTGTTTCCAAGTTCCTGGTGTTGCAAGAAAAGGGGTGTGTATTGTGATCACACCTTTGATTGCTTTAATGAAAGATCAAGTACAACAATTAAATGAAAGGGGTATTCCTGCCAAGGCATTATATTCTGGGTTAAATTTTAGAGAAATAGATATTCTTTTGGAGAATGTTGTACAAGGTGCGGTTAAATTTCTTTATGTATCTCCTGAAAGAATAAAAACGACAATTTTTCAGGAAAGATTAAAAAGAATGGCAGTTGGGTTATTAGTTGTTGATGAAGCACACTGTATTTCTCAATGGGGATTTGATTTTAGACCTCAATATTTAAAAATAGGTGAAATAAGAGAGCTTATTCCACAGGTGCCTTGTATTGCATTAACAGCAACTGCAACACTCAAAACCCAAGAAGATATTATAGAGTACTTAAAATTTAATAAAAACTACAAAGTATTTAAAGGAAGTTTTAATAGGCCTAATTTATCATTTTCTGTCTTTCAAGAAGAAGATAGCCAACATAAAATGATGCAGATTCTTAATAATGTAAAAGGTAGTGCAATTGTTTATGTTAGAACAAGGAAAATGGCTATGCAGGTGGCTCAATTACTACAAACAAATGGAATTTCTTCAGATTTTTACCATGGAGGTTTACCAACGGATCAGAGGGGTGTTAAACAAACAGCATGGATTAATAACAATATACGTGTAATAGTAGCTACTAATGCTTTTGGGATGGGTATTGATAAGCCAGATGTTAGGTCCGTTGTTAACATAGGGTCTCCAGAGAGTATAGAGGCATTTTATCAAGAAGCTGGCAGGGGTGGACGTGATGGTAAAAAAGCTTACAGTGTATTATTGGTAAAGACAGATCAAAAAAGAAAGATTTTAGAATGGGTTGAAGAAAGGCATCCAAATGAAAAACTTCTAAGAAGAGTCTATTCCTGTTTAGGAAATATGTATCGTTTAGCTGTAGGTAGCGGAGAGATGGCTTCATTTCCTTTTTACATTAAACCTTTTATTAAAAAGTATGATTTACCTCCAACAGAAACATATTATGCATTAAGGCGACTTGAAGAACAAGAGGTTTTGATTTTTAATGAAAGTGTTTTTCATGACCCTGCAGTTATGATAAAATCGACTTCAGAAGATTTTTATGCATATCTAATTCGTCATCCTCATTTTGAGTTAATGATGAAAGGAATGCTCAGAATGTATGGTGGTGAAATGTTCAATTCTTTTGTGAAAATTGAAGAAAAGGATATTGCATTTACAAATGGAATTCCCTTAGATCGTGTGCACTCTATGTTGTCTGAATTAGATAAAGTAGATATTATTAGTTACCAACCTAAGAAAGATAAACCTCAAATCACCTTTATTTTACCTAGGTATTTACCAGAAAAATTACCAATAAATAAAAAACTACTTTCACAAAGAAAGAGTCATGATTATGCAAGAGCAAAAGCAATGATTCATTTTATAGAGAATAAAAATACATGTAGAAGTATTAGTATTCGTGAATATTTTGGTGACTATAGTGGAGAAAATTGTGGAGTATGTGACAATTGTTTATCGAAAAAGAAATTGAATACTTGGAAGAAAGATGTTTTACCATTTAAAGAACAAATCTTGAATCTTTTAAAAACAGACGAGTTCTCTCTTCATGAATTAGAGTTAGTGTTAAAACCTGTTGATTTAAAGGGTTTTACTCGTTCTTTGTCTGATTTATTTGAAAGAAAAATGGTTAAATGGAGTGCTTCAAAAAAAATAATTATTGCATAAAAAGAAAACACTCAAATTCTTGAGTGTTTTCTCCTAGATATTTTCATTAACTACAACAATCTTTGCATTTATATACGAATAAATGTAAATAAAGGTTGTACTGAAATTATAACTGTTTCTTAAGAACAGCTTTGTTTATTTCTT
This region includes:
- a CDS encoding SDR family oxidoreductase is translated as MIVVTGGSKGIGRAIINKFAGIGKNVVVCARKLADLESLKCEVEEVYNVTVHIFQADVSNKEECLSFINYVNGLDEDIEILVNNAGVFVPGSIHNEDEGAFEMMMQTNMYSTYYITRGLINKMIEKKEGYIFNIASVASFVAYANGGSYAISKHAMLGFSRSLREEMKPYNVKVTSVMPGATYTNSWAGVDLPEERFIKSQDIADLVFSAYNLSNSAVVEDIIVRPQLGDI
- a CDS encoding GNAT family protein, with the protein product MYYDLAFGVISPNDENLAPQKIDELLAKGYFRHAQNMASYEMMFFEEKMQGVLPLRCALTPNMFTKSQRKKINQTEKKFIVEICPLKITKAHKKLFTEYRKKRFNEDDKVLIEYFGVESDQDLDTLPYSTWQISFWYDNQLAAVSYFDVGENAISSLMAIYDEQFKSDGLGFISMLIEMKWAQSNGMNYYYPGYTLDQPSCFDYKLRLPNVEYFDWQGKWKFWDSIDLKSTKRSITLHKLQQGVKEINKTAVVVGYVKEEENFFGSLWHNMFDYTQAVEAPIYISYPIGQFHQMTVIYLPDEDQYLVKPHLFKLKNGMADLLKSNDPIEIANFINAYFGQVQLVETRLNHTIQELKDVINNSNIEFETIEEMGNASRYPNSKWLSCKKNGSEWMIMPFWDDDKQKFFFHPLTFRYNQNRWVSPFGLCTPEMAILKISDYICRKEEDWHELMSEDK
- the pyrE gene encoding orotate phosphoribosyltransferase — translated: MENTIAKKVASLLLEINAIKIRPNDPFTWASGWKSPIYCDNRLSLSHPQARTYIKHALCAKIQEQFEGVEAIVGVATAGIPQGALIADALGIPFAYVRSKPKGHGMTNMIEGELKSGAKVVVVEDLISTGGSSLKAAEALKEAGIEVMGMLAIFTYGFDLSVNNFKEAGIPLVTLSNYNAMLELALEKDYIQANDLESLKSWRTSPSEWGK
- a CDS encoding RecQ family ATP-dependent DNA helicase — translated: MREGFLQILKKFWGYDQFRPLQEEIIENAFVGKDTLALLPTGGGKSICFQVPGVARKGVCIVITPLIALMKDQVQQLNERGIPAKALYSGLNFREIDILLENVVQGAVKFLYVSPERIKTTIFQERLKRMAVGLLVVDEAHCISQWGFDFRPQYLKIGEIRELIPQVPCIALTATATLKTQEDIIEYLKFNKNYKVFKGSFNRPNLSFSVFQEEDSQHKMMQILNNVKGSAIVYVRTRKMAMQVAQLLQTNGISSDFYHGGLPTDQRGVKQTAWINNNIRVIVATNAFGMGIDKPDVRSVVNIGSPESIEAFYQEAGRGGRDGKKAYSVLLVKTDQKRKILEWVEERHPNEKLLRRVYSCLGNMYRLAVGSGEMASFPFYIKPFIKKYDLPPTETYYALRRLEEQEVLIFNESVFHDPAVMIKSTSEDFYAYLIRHPHFELMMKGMLRMYGGEMFNSFVKIEEKDIAFTNGIPLDRVHSMLSELDKVDIISYQPKKDKPQITFILPRYLPEKLPINKKLLSQRKSHDYARAKAMIHFIENKNTCRSISIREYFGDYSGENCGVCDNCLSKKKLNTWKKDVLPFKEQILNLLKTDEFSLHELELVLKPVDLKGFTRSLSDLFERKMVKWSASKKIIIA